AACGCTATCGACCACCTGTGCGGAGAATGGACCGACAAGGCGGTCGGATTCGTCTCCTACGGCGTGAGCGGCGGCGCCCGTGCGGTCGCGCAGCTGCGGGTGGTGTGCAGCACGCTGGGCATGGCGGATGTGAGCCGCCCGGTGGAGATCTCACTGCTCACCGATTTCGAGAACCACACCACCTTCATGCCGCGCGACCACCATGTCGCCGCCCTGCACAAAACGCTGGATCAGCTCCTCGCCTGGAGCGCCGCGCTCGCACCGCTGCGGACCGGCGCCGAAACCACTCTCGTCAACTCCTGAGGAGCCGATCATGACCGTATCCAACGACTTTCAGGCACGCACCGACCGCATCGAGGCGGACGAAGCCGAGATTCGCAGGCAAATCGACAAGGTGATCGAAGGGCTGCGCGCCAAGGATCTCGCGGCCCTGAAGCAGCTGTACACCACCGACGTCGTTTCCTTCGACGTCGAGCCGCCGCTCCAGCATGTCGGGATCGCGGCGAAACTCGACAACTGGTCGAGAGTGTTCCTGTTCTTCGAGACTCTGACCTACGAGGTTCGCGATCTGACCCTCACCGTCGGCGACGATGTGGCCTTCGGGCACGGCTTCGGTCGTCTGCGCGGCACGCTGCGGAACGGGGCGGCAACGAACGGTATGTGGGTCCGGGTCACCTACGGCATGCGGAAGATCGCCGGCACCTGGTTGATCGCACACGACCAGGTCTCGGTGCCGCTCGACATCGCGAGCGGCAAAGGGGTGATCGACCTCGAACCCTGACGAGCGCGACCGGCGGCCACGAGGAAGCCGTCGGCCTGCACACCGCCGCAGCCGCCGCCATCACTGGCATCGAAGACGCGCGAGCGCGGCAAAGAAGCCGACCCGCACTCTGGCGATGGCAGGTGGCCTGGCAGCGCCGCGGCCTCCGCCATCAGCGACATCGAAATCGCGCGAGCGCGGCAAAGAAGCCGACCCGCACTCTCGCGATGTCAGGCGACCTGCGCACCGCCGCGGTCTCCGCCATCACGGGCATCGAGGACGCGCGAGCGGGGCGAAGTAGCCGACCCGCACTCTCGCGATGTCAGGTGGCCCGCGTACCGCCGTGGCCTCCGCCATCACTGGCATCGAAGACGCGAGCGCGGCAAAGGAGCCGACCCGCAGTCTCGCGATGTCAGGTGGCCTGAGCGGCGCCGTGGTCTCCGCCATCACCGGCATCGAAGATGCGCGAGCGCGGTGAAGTAGCCGACCTGCACTCTTGTGATGTCAGGTGGCGTGCGTACCGCCGTGGCCTCCGCCATCAGCGGCATCGAAGATGCGCGAGCGCGGTGAAGTAGCCGACCTGCACTCTTGTGATGTCAGGTGGCGTGCGTACCGCCGTGGCCTCCGCCTCACCGGCATCGAAGAAGCGCGAGCGTGGCGAGGTAGCCGGCTCGCGCTTTTGGAGAAGTCAGGCTTGCAGCTCGTCGGCGATGCTGTCCTTCCCACAGGCCGCTGCCCGGTGGGCGAGCTGTGCGCGCAGGTCCGCGGGCATCTCGTCGCGGACCTCGACCAGTCCGCGCCACACGACCTCCGGTGTTTCCGGTGTCAGCGCCTCGAGGAATTCGCCGAGATCGTCCATCCCGTCGATGATTTCCAGGACCCGGGCGCGACCTTCCGATTCTTGCGCCAGCGCGATGTCGACGAGGGTGTCGATATCGGCGCTGCGCGCGGCTGCCAGCAGTGCGGCGAGCAGCTGCTCCCGGGTCAGGTCGCCAATACAGGAGGCGAGGATCGGCTTCGCGGACTTCGGCAGCGCGTCTACCAAAGGCAGTCCCTGCGACCACAATTCGTGTTCGGCGATGGTGTCGATGACGGCGCGCAGCACCTCGGGTTCGCGCATCACGGGCAGCCCGGCCATCCGGCGGCGGTCCGCCTCACCCATGGCCAGCGCGATCGGGATCAGCGCCGCCCAGAGCCCGGCGGTGTCGGCCTGGCGGATCAGATCGGCGAGCTCGTCGTCGGGCTTCTCCGCGACCCGAGCGGCCAGGAACGCCAGCGGCGCCTCTGGCAGATGCACCGACAGCGGCAGCAGATCCAGCCACAGTCCGTGATCCAGCGCGACATCCATGATCGGACCGAGCACCGCCTCGGTGTGCACCACCGGCCGGGCCGCCAGCACGCGCAGGCTGTCCTGACTCATCGCGCTGGTCACCGGCAGCAGCGTGGCCCACGCGTCCAGTTCACGGACCGCCTCGATCAGCGCGTCGAGCACGTCGTCGCCGAGGCCCGCCGCGATATCGCCGATCTTGGCGCGGTTCGCCTGGTCGACGGTGTCGAGCAAGTCGATCGCCTCGGCCCACAGGTCCTGCTCGCAGGCAGCGCGGATGACGCCCGGAATCCGGTCCTCGACAATGCCGAGCAGCGTGTCCATCGAGGACTTGTCCTCCAGCAGGAACCCGATCCGCAGCAGGTCGGCGTCGGACGCCTCCGGCAACGCCGCCCGCATCGACGCCTCCGGGACCACACCCACGAACCTGCCCATGGTGACGTGATCACCCCGGGCGAACAGTTCTTTAGCGACCTGAGCCACCAACCGCGGCGGCACCTCGGCGATGACGGCGGCGGTGCGGCGCGGATCCAACTGCACCGCGGTCTCGGCAAGGAACTTCGCGGGCAGCGCTTTCGCGATCGACACCGCCTGCGCCGGCTCCACCGATCCCGCGACCGCCGCACACAACACAGGCCCGAACGCGCGCTCAGCCGCCTTCGCACTGATCGCCGTCGGCACCAACTTGCTTGCGGCCGCAACCCTTTGCAGCCGTTGCGCATCACGGTCGAACAGCAGATCGGTGGCGCGTTCCCGGAACGCCCGGATCGCCGCGGGGGAGAGCCCACTCAGGAACTCCAGCTGCACCGGATCCGAAACATCCAGCAGCCGAGCCAGTTTCGTAGTCTCGGCCCGCACCAGCAGTTGCGTTGTCACAGCCCAAGCACCTTCTTCACAGCCGGGCGCATAAGCCGCGGGATCAATTGCAGGGAGGTCTCAGTGGCCGATTCGAGCCGCGCCGCGCGCCCGGCTAGGGCGCTCCGGAGCAGGCCATCGAGCGCGGCCAGGTCGGCCTCGGTGAGCTGATCGAATTCCTCGGGCAGGGGTGCGCCCAGGGTTTTCGCGAGCGTCTGTGCTGCGTCGGACATACGCAATCGCTTTCTGGTGGTGTGGATCCCGGACAAACACGCCGGATGCCGGGAATGGGTCTGTGCCGGGTTAGCCGGCGAGTCAGTGCCGGATGGCGGGTAGATCTGCGCCCGGTTGGCGGGTGGATCTGCGCCAAGGTGCCGGCTGGGACTGCACCCGGTCGGCCGGGTTGACCTGCGCCGGGTAGCGGGTTGGCGTTGGTGGCGGTTTGGACTGTATGGGTTGCGGGGTGGGACTGTGCCCTGTTGGTGGGGTTGATTTGCGCCAGGGTGGCGGGTTGGCGGTGGCGGTTTGGATCTGTACGGGTTGCCGGGTGGGAGTGCGCCCTGTTGGTGGGGTTGATTTGCGCCAGGGTGGCGGGTTGGCGGTGGCGGTTTGGATCTGTACGGGTTGCCGGGTGGGAGTGCGCCCGGTTGGCGGGGTTGATTTGCGCCAAAGGCGGCGGGTTGGCGTGGGTGGCGGTTTGGATCTGCACGGGTTGCCGGGTGGGACTGCGCCCGGTGGCCGGCTTGATCTGCGCCGGGTAGCGGTTGGAGGGTGAGCGTGGGTCGGGACCGAGTGGGTGGGTGAGCCGGAGGTCGGGGAGGACTGATGGTCTGCACCAGAATGTCGGGGGTCTGGACCAGGGATGTGGAATGGGCCGAGGTTGTGGGCAGGGGTCTAGGAGTGCGAGATTGGCGCGTCGCTGTCGTGCAGGTCCTCGATGAAGTTGGCGAGTGCCTCGGCGACCAGCAGTGGCTCGGTCGAGGGCAGCCAGTGATCGGCGGGAATGCCGAAGCGCCACAGGCGATCCACCCATTGGGCGCTGCCGTAATACAGGAATGGCGGCACGAGGACATCGGTGGTGTCGACGACCAGTTGCACCGGCACTGCGGTCCGGCGCACTCGCGGCCGCAGCAGGTGGTGGGCCAGGTTGGCGCGCGCGATGCGTACGCCCGCAACGAGATCTGAGCGCAGTGTGGGCGCGATCGGGGCGTAGGTGCGGGGGATACCGCCGAGGCGTTCGATCAGCCAGGTTCGTACCCGGGGTGGGTAGGCGAGGCGGCGGGCGGCGGCCTGCGCGGTTGTCGGCCCGTGCCGCCAGAACTTGCGGTCGGTGATCAGTTGTGCGGCGCGCGTTGGCTGAGATATCAACTCCCGCAGCGTCATCCCGACGTGGTCGAGGTTCGGTCCGGAGATCGCGGTGAACGAGGCGATCCGGGTGTTGGCGCGCTCGTCGCACATCGCCTCCCAGGCCTGCACCGCGCCCCAGCCGTGTCCGCAGACGTGCACCGGCCGTCCCGGGCTCACCGCGTCGATCACGGCGAAGAAGTCCGCCGCCAGCCGGTCGAGCCGGTACTCGCGCAGCGCAACGGGTTTCGGTGACTGTCCGTGCCCGCGCACGTCGTAGCTGATGACCCGGAATCCGTCGGCGAGCAGCGTCGCGACTTCGGCCCAGACCTGATGGGTGTCGGAGAGCCCGTGCACGAGAACCAGTGGTTCGCCCGCGGGGTCGCCCCATTCGAAAACGGCGAGCTCGCCGCCCGCCGCGGGCACCAGGGTCTGTCGCTGCGGGCGGTGGGTGCCTTGCGGTTCGGTCATTTTCTTGCCTCGATCGATGAGCCGGTGCGATGTCGTACCGCCGGTACGTTCGTTGATACTGACAGTACGCATTCCCTGGAATCAAGAGAAAACCCGGTCGAGACCTATGACCTGGGTCACGCACCGGACCTGCGGATCCAACACGGCCTGGCGTTGCGTACTGCCGGTACGTGTAAGCTCCGCTCGTGCCCCGCTCCTCCGCCCGATCCGCACCGAGCACCATCACCCGCTCGGAGATCGTCGACGCCGCGATCCGCGTGATCGACCGCGACGGCCCGCGCCCGAGCATGGACGACATCGCCCGCGAGGCCCGCATCACCAAACCCCGCCTGTACCGCCAATTCGCCGACAAGGCCGACCTCTACACCGAAATCGGCAACCGGCTGGCCAAATCCGCCGCCACCGCCGCGGGCAGCGACCTGACCTTGATCCTGCAACCGCCCCGGGTCGCCCTGGGCCGCGTGCTCACCGCCTACGCCGACAGCATCCTGGCTCACCCCAACGTCTTCCGCTTCCTCGGCCAAGCCCAGGTCACCCAGCAGTCCGACGGCTCGGTCCTGCAGTTCGACCTGGGCCGCGCCGCCGCGAGCCGCTTCTCCGCGCAGGCCCGCGAGATCGCCGAATCCCTGGCCATCGATCCTTCGGGCATCGACTATCTCGCGCGCGCCGTCGTCGGTGTCGTCGTGGCGATCACCGACCTGTGGCTCGGCGACGCCGGCCGTCCCGCACCCGAGCGCACGGCCGAATTCGTCGAGCAGGCAGGCGAATTCGTCTGGGGCCTGGTCGACGGATTCCTCCGCCGCCAAGGCATCACGGCCGACCCGGACACCCCGATCCTCAGCGTGCTCAACGCGGTCGACCGCTCCGACCGCACCGCCGGCTGATCCGGTGCCCACGGTTCTCCCGAATCCCGTATCGAAAACCCCTGGGGCGCACGTACGCTGGCATTTTGGTGTCGAGACGAGGAGTTCAGAGCGATGAACGACCCCGTGGCGGGTTTGACGGGTACGCTGACATCGCCGATCCGGGGAGCCGGGATGCTGGGTGAGGTCCTGGTGGCGATTCGCGGGGGGACGGAACTGTATATCGCGCGTGCGACCGAGCCGATTCCGGCGGGGGCCACCGTGCTCATCATTTCGGTCAATCCCGGGCGCATCGTCGATGTGGTGCCCTGGATCGAGTTGGGTTCGAAGCCGGAAATATAAAGGGAGATTTGGGTGCTGGGCTATCACGTGCCGGATCCGGACGAGGCGATGCTGGTCAGCGGCGCCAAGGTCAAGGACAACGCGCCGTTCAGGGTGGTGATCGGACGCGGCATGTGGGTGATTCCGCTGTTCCGCAAGGTGCGCTATCTGTCGCTGGCGATGTTCGAGTCCGAGATCAGGGAGCGCTGCGTCACCAAGCAGGCGATCCAGCTCGACGTGCGCGCGGTGATCGCGTTCAAAGTCGCCAACGACACGCAGTCGATCGTGAATGCGGCGCAACGCTTCCTGTCGGAGCAAGAACAGGAGATGTCGGTGCTCACCGGCCGGATCTTCTCCGGTCATCTGCGCTCCATCGTCGGCTCGATGACGGTCGAGGAGATCATCCGGGAGCGCCAGAAGCTCGCCGACGAGGTACTGGTCGCCTCGAAGGTGGAGATGAGCAACATCGGCCTGTGGGTCGATTCGTTCCAGATCCAGTCCATCGACGACGGCAACCTCGGCTACATCAATGCCCTGGCCGCGCCGCACAACGCGGCCGTGCAACGGGACGCGCAGATCGCCCAGGCGCAGGCCGCGCAGCGAGCGGCGGAGGCCGAGCAGGAGTCGCAGCGCCGGCAGGCGGAGTACGCCCGGGAGACGGCCGTGCTGAAGGCGCAGTACCAGCGCGATATCGACAAGGCGAACGCCGAGACGGCGCAGGCCGGCCCGCTGGCCCAGGCCATTGCGCTGCAGGAGGTGCTCACCGCACAGGCCGCGCAGGCCCGCAAAGAGGCGGAATTGCGCGAGCAGCAGCTGCAGGCCGAAATCGTGAAACCGGCCGAGGCCGAAGCCGAGCGGGTGCGCATTCTGGCGGTGGCCGAGGCCGATCGCACCCGGATCCAGGCCGAGGCGGCGGCGTCCAACAACCGGATCGCGCTGGATCAGTTGCTGATCGAGCAGCTGCCGGAAATTGTGAAGCAGGCGTCAGTCGGACTGTCGAACGCCAATCTCACGGTGCTCAACGGACCGGACGGTGTCAGCGAAATGGTGAATGGAATGGTCGGTCAGGGATTGACCGTCTTCAACTCCTTGCAAAAGGCGCTTTCGAACAACGACGAAGGAAAAACGGAGCTAAAGTGACCGGATAGTTCACGGCGGCGAGGAGCGGGTGTTTTGGTGTCCATCGGGAAATTGGTGTCGTTCGACAGTTCTCGGGGGTTCGGTTTCATCCGGCCGGAAGACGGTGGTCCGGATGTGTTCGTGCACGTGAACGACATCGGCCTCGACGAAGACGAGCTGCGCCAAGGCCGGGTATTCGAATTCGATGTCACCGAGGGCGACCGGGGGCCGAAGGCGGTCAATCTGACTGCGGTCGGCGGCCAGCCGAATACTCCCGCTCCCCGCCATAAGAAAGACCGTACGGTCACCGGGAGTCTGTCTGCCGCCGAACACAAACGCCTGATCACCGAACTTTTGCTGGATGCCAGCCCCGCGTTGACCGCGGGGGAGATCCTCACCATCCGGGATCGATTGACCGCCTTCGCCGAGCAGCACGGCTGGCTGGACTGAGTAGGTCCAGGCCCGCCGTGCGGCCCGGGTCAGTGGGAGGCCGCGGCACCCCGGGTCGAGGCGAGCTTGGAGTATTCCTGTCGTTCCGCGGCGCGGCTGTCCGCTTGCCGCTTCTTGAGGAACTTCGTGGCCGCCGTCGCGATCCCGGTGATCGCGAGGGTGCGTAGCAGCTTGCCGATCATTCCTGACTTGTTGTGCGCCATGCCGAACCGCCTTCCGCGCGTTGCCGCGCTTCTCGAAGTGTTCTGGAGCAATGCCGCAACCCAGGGTAGCCACCTTCTGGCATCGACCTCATTTCTCCTGGTAGATCGCTGTCCGGATCGATTTGCTGCTGCTCGGCCGCGCGTTCCGAGCGCACGTGTCGGACCCGCCACATACGATCGAGCCGAACGCACCGATGAATGTGCGCCGCTCACGACGTCGACATGGGTGATGACGTACCGAACCCGAGGAGGAGCGCGTGGACCTGCCGGTGATGCCACCCGTGAAACCGATGTTGTCCAAGTCGGCGCCGTCGGTGCCGAGCGGCCCGGGCTTCAGTTATGAGCCGAAATGGGACGGGTTCCGCTGCATCGTGTTCCGCGACGGCGACGAGGTCGAACTCGGCTCCCGCAACGATCGCCCGCTCACCCGGTATTTTCCCGAGGTCGCCGAACTGCTGAAGCAGGCGCTGCCGGAGAAATGCGTGGTGGACGGCGAAATCGTGATGGTCACCGAGGACGGCCTGGATTTCGACACCTTGCAGAACCGGCTGCACCCGGCCGCCTCGCGGGTCGCCAAGCTGGCCGTCGAGACGCCCGCCAGCTTCGTCGCCTTCGACCTGCTGGCCCTCGGCGACAAAGACCTGACCGAGGAGCCGTTCACCGAGCGCAGAAGGCTCCTGGAGACGATTCTCGACACCGAACCAGCCCGCGTGCACTTGACGCCGATCACCCAGGATCCGGAGGTGGCGCAGGACTGGTTCACCCGGTTCGAGGGCGCGGGCTTCGACGGGGTGATGGTCAAAGCCAACGACGAGGCCTACTTGCAGGACAAGCGCGTGATGCTGAAGGTCAAGCACGAGCGCACCGCCGACTGCGTAGTGGCCGGGTTCCGCTGGCACAAGGATGGCGAAGGCGTGGGTTCACTGCTGCTCGGCCTGTTCGACGAAGAAGGCATTTTGCACCATGTCGGAGTCGCGAGCAGCTTCACCAAGGCGCGGCGCGCGGAACTGGTCGACGAGCTGAAACCGTTGCGCGAGAACGCGTTGGAGAACCATCCGTGGCGCCAGTGGGCCGATATGGCTGCCCAGGCCAAAGCCGACGGCAAGATGCCGGGCGGGGTGAGCCGCTGGACCGGCGGCAAGGACCTGTCCTGGGAGGCGTTGCGCACGGAGCTGGTGGCCGAGGTCCGCTACGAGCACGTGCAGTCGGGCCGGCTGCGGCACGGCGGCAGGCTGGTGCGCTTCCGCACCGACCGCACGCCCGAATCCTGCACCTACGCCCAGCTCGAAGAGGTCGCACCGGCCGAGCTGAGCGCCATCTTCAGTGAGGCGAGAAAATGAGCGCGTCGGCCGAGATCGAAACCGACGGCCGGATCGTCACCATCAGCAACCCGGACAAGGTGTATTTCACCAAACGCGGTGAGACCAAACTGGATCTGGTGCGCTACTACCAGGCCGTCGCGGAACCGTTCCTCGGCATCGTGCGGGACCGGCCGCTGCTGCTGGAGCGCTATCCCGATGGCGCTTCGGGCAAGTCGTGGTTCCAGAAGCGGGTGCCGAAGACCGCGCCGGACTGGCTGCACACCGTCGAGGTGTCCACGCCGAACGGCACCACCAGTGACGCGCTGGTGGCCCACGATCTCGCGCACATCCTGTGGGCGGTCAACCAGGGCTGCTTGGGTTTTCACGTGTGGCCCACCCATGCGGGCGCGGACGCCGAGAGCACGGCTCCGCCCGTCTTCGATGCCGCCGGGACCGAACTTCCGCCCACCGGCGTCACCGACGAACTGCGCATCGACCTGGATCCCTCGCCCGGCATCACCCTCGACGATCTGAAGTTCGCCGCGTTCCGCACCCGGGACCTGCTCGCCGAACTCGGCATCGACTCCCGGGTCAAGACCTCGGGGTCACGCGGCCTGCACATCTACGCCCTGCTGGAACCGAAGTGGGACGGCTACCAGGTCCGCGCGGCCGCGGTGGCCCTCGCCCGGGAACTGGAACGCCGCCACACCGAGCAGATCACCGCGGCCTGGTGGAAAGAGGAACGCGGCAACCGGGTGTTCGTCGACTTCAACCAGAACGCCCCGCACCGCACGGTTTTCGGCGCCTGGTGCGTGCGGCCCAAGGTCGGCGCGCAGGTCTCCACCCCGATCGCCTGGTCGGAACTGGACGCCGTGGTGCCGGAGGAGCTGACCATCGCCACCGTGCCCGCGCGGCTGGCCGAAGTGGGTGACCCCTGGGCCGATCGCAAGCCGCAGTCCATCGCGCCGCTGCTGGAGATGTCGGAGCGGGATATGGCGGCCGGACTCATGGACGCGCCGTGGCCGCCGGTGTACCCGAAGATGCCGAATGAGCCGCCGCGAGTGCAGCCGAGTAAAGCGAAGAAGGAAACCTCCTAGGAGGTCCAGCGGGCCCAAGTGCCGTCGGCGCCGCCCGCCTCGCAGACCAGGGCGCGGCCTTCGGCGCTGCGCCCGGTCTTGGCGATCGACGGATCGCAGGTCTCGCCCTCGGTGTAGCGGCCGGTGCCCACGTTGTAGGGGCCCGACCACTCGTACTTGCCGGACTTGGACAGGCACAGCAGCGTCCCGCCGTCGGAGCCGGAACCGATCATCCCGGCCTGCGCCTCCG
This DNA window, taken from Nocardia sp. XZ_19_385, encodes the following:
- a CDS encoding nuclear transport factor 2 family protein, translating into MTVSNDFQARTDRIEADEAEIRRQIDKVIEGLRAKDLAALKQLYTTDVVSFDVEPPLQHVGIAAKLDNWSRVFLFFETLTYEVRDLTLTVGDDVAFGHGFGRLRGTLRNGAATNGMWVRVTYGMRKIAGTWLIAHDQVSVPLDIASGKGVIDLEP
- a CDS encoding flotillin family protein — translated: MLGYHVPDPDEAMLVSGAKVKDNAPFRVVIGRGMWVIPLFRKVRYLSLAMFESEIRERCVTKQAIQLDVRAVIAFKVANDTQSIVNAAQRFLSEQEQEMSVLTGRIFSGHLRSIVGSMTVEEIIRERQKLADEVLVASKVEMSNIGLWVDSFQIQSIDDGNLGYINALAAPHNAAVQRDAQIAQAQAAQRAAEAEQESQRRQAEYARETAVLKAQYQRDIDKANAETAQAGPLAQAIALQEVLTAQAAQARKEAELREQQLQAEIVKPAEAEAERVRILAVAEADRTRIQAEAAASNNRIALDQLLIEQLPEIVKQASVGLSNANLTVLNGPDGVSEMVNGMVGQGLTVFNSLQKALSNNDEGKTELK
- a CDS encoding ATP-dependent DNA ligase, whose translation is MDLPVMPPVKPMLSKSAPSVPSGPGFSYEPKWDGFRCIVFRDGDEVELGSRNDRPLTRYFPEVAELLKQALPEKCVVDGEIVMVTEDGLDFDTLQNRLHPAASRVAKLAVETPASFVAFDLLALGDKDLTEEPFTERRRLLETILDTEPARVHLTPITQDPEVAQDWFTRFEGAGFDGVMVKANDEAYLQDKRVMLKVKHERTADCVVAGFRWHKDGEGVGSLLLGLFDEEGILHHVGVASSFTKARRAELVDELKPLRENALENHPWRQWADMAAQAKADGKMPGGVSRWTGGKDLSWEALRTELVAEVRYEHVQSGRLRHGGRLVRFRTDRTPESCTYAQLEEVAPAELSAIFSEARK
- a CDS encoding alpha/beta fold hydrolase — protein: MTEPQGTHRPQRQTLVPAAGGELAVFEWGDPAGEPLVLVHGLSDTHQVWAEVATLLADGFRVISYDVRGHGQSPKPVALREYRLDRLAADFFAVIDAVSPGRPVHVCGHGWGAVQAWEAMCDERANTRIASFTAISGPNLDHVGMTLRELISQPTRAAQLITDRKFWRHGPTTAQAAARRLAYPPRVRTWLIERLGGIPRTYAPIAPTLRSDLVAGVRIARANLAHHLLRPRVRRTAVPVQLVVDTTDVLVPPFLYYGSAQWVDRLWRFGIPADHWLPSTEPLLVAEALANFIEDLHDSDAPISHS
- a CDS encoding TetR/AcrR family transcriptional regulator, whose translation is MPRSSARSAPSTITRSEIVDAAIRVIDRDGPRPSMDDIAREARITKPRLYRQFADKADLYTEIGNRLAKSAATAAGSDLTLILQPPRVALGRVLTAYADSILAHPNVFRFLGQAQVTQQSDGSVLQFDLGRAAASRFSAQAREIAESLAIDPSGIDYLARAVVGVVVAITDLWLGDAGRPAPERTAEFVEQAGEFVWGLVDGFLRRQGITADPDTPILSVLNAVDRSDRTAG
- a CDS encoding DNA polymerase domain-containing protein; the encoded protein is MSASAEIETDGRIVTISNPDKVYFTKRGETKLDLVRYYQAVAEPFLGIVRDRPLLLERYPDGASGKSWFQKRVPKTAPDWLHTVEVSTPNGTTSDALVAHDLAHILWAVNQGCLGFHVWPTHAGADAESTAPPVFDAAGTELPPTGVTDELRIDLDPSPGITLDDLKFAAFRTRDLLAELGIDSRVKTSGSRGLHIYALLEPKWDGYQVRAAAVALARELERRHTEQITAAWWKEERGNRVFVDFNQNAPHRTVFGAWCVRPKVGAQVSTPIAWSELDAVVPEELTIATVPARLAEVGDPWADRKPQSIAPLLEMSERDMAAGLMDAPWPPVYPKMPNEPPRVQPSKAKKETS
- a CDS encoding cold-shock protein, coding for MSIGKLVSFDSSRGFGFIRPEDGGPDVFVHVNDIGLDEDELRQGRVFEFDVTEGDRGPKAVNLTAVGGQPNTPAPRHKKDRTVTGSLSAAEHKRLITELLLDASPALTAGEILTIRDRLTAFAEQHGWLD
- a CDS encoding NADPH-dependent FMN reductase, producing MTLSIGIILGSTRPNRNGPQVAQWVLDTASARGDAEFDLIDLREHRLPHLDEPAPPMFGPSAHAYTRAWAERIAPFDGFIIVTPEYNGGIPGVLKNAIDHLCGEWTDKAVGFVSYGVSGGARAVAQLRVVCSTLGMADVSRPVEISLLTDFENHTTFMPRDHHVAALHKTLDQLLAWSAALAPLRTGAETTLVNS